The genomic region GACGCGGCGCAGTCGCTGGGGTGGGGGCCGGTACGGGGCGCCTGGTCGCTGCTCGCCGCGAGTGCGCACAAATGGGGCGGACCGGCCGGAGTGGGGCTGCTCGCCGTACGGAAGGGTGTGAGGTTCGTCCCTCAAGGCCCGGCCGACGAGCGGGAGTCCGGGCGGGCAGCCGGCTTCGAGAACGTCCCGGCGATCGTGGCCGCGGCGGCGTCGCTGCGCGTGGTCCGGGCCGAGGCGGACGCCGAAGGGGTGCGGCTGCGGGGGCTGGTGGACCGGATCAGGGCCCGGGTGCCGGAGCTGGTGCCCGATGTCGAGGTGGTCGGCGATCCGCTGCGGCGGCTGCCGCATCTCGTGACGTTCTCCTGTCTCTATGTCGACGGGGAGACTCTGCTGCACGAGTTGGACCGGGCCGGTTTCTCCGTGTCGTCCGGTTCGTCCTGCACCAGCAGCACGCTGACGCCCAGTCATGTGCTGCGGGCGATGGGGGTGCTCTCCGAGGGGAACGTACGGATCTCCCTGCCGGTCGGCACGGCCGAGGAGGACGTGGAGCGGTTCCTGGCGGTGCTGCCGGGGGTGGTCCGCTCGGTACGGGCGCGGCTGGGCGTCGGCGACGCGGCCGGGACTCCGGCGGAGCCGGTGCCGGAAGCGGCACCGGACTCCGGGGCCGGGGTGGACGCGCTCGTGGTGGACGCGCTCGGCAAGCGGTGCCCGATCCCGGTGATCGAGCTCGCCAAGGTGATCGGGAAGGTACCGGTCGGCGGGGTGGTGACGGTGCTCTCGGACGACGAGGCGGCCCGGCTGGACGTACCGGCGTGGTGCGAGATGCGCGGGCAGGGATACGAGGGGGCGCACCCGGCCGACGGGGGTACCGCCTACCGGGTGCGCCGGGTGTCCTGAGCGCCCCGTCGGGTTACGGGAGGTGGGACTGCACCTCGGTGGCCGCCTCGTGGCCGTACGCCTTGGTGAAGCGGTCCATGAAGTTGGTGCGGCTCAGCGTGTACTCCTGGGTGCCCACCGTCTCGATCACCAGCGTCGCCAGCATGCAGCCGACCTGCGCCGCGCGCTCCAGGCTGACGCCCCAGGCGAGGCCCGACAGGAAGCCCGCGCGGAACGCGTCGCCGACGCCCGTCGGGTCGGCCTTGGTCTCCTCCTCCGCGCAGCCGACGACGATCGGGGCCTCGCCGACGCGGTCGATACGGACGCCCTGGGCGCCGAGCGTGGTGACCCGGTGGCCGACCTTGGCCAGGATCTCCTCGTCGGTCCAGCCGGTCTTGGACTCGATGAGCCCCTTCTCGTACTCGTTGGAGAAGAGGTAGGTGGCGTCCGCGAGGAGCGTACGGATGTCCTCGCCGCTCATCCGGGCGATCTGCTGCGAGAAGTCCGCGGCGAAGGGGATCGAGCGGGTGCGGCACTCCTCCGTGTGGCGGAGCATCGCCTCGGGGTCGTCCGCGCCGATCAGCACCAGGTCCAGTCCGCCGACGCGCTCGGCGACCGACTGGAGCTCGATCAGGCGGGCCTCACTCATGGCGCCCGTGTAGAAGGAACCGATCTGGTTGTGGTCGGCGTCGGTGGTGCACACGAAGCGGGCGGTGTGCAGGACCTCCGAGATCCGGACCGCCCTGGTGTCCACGCCGTGGCGGTCGAGCCAGGCACGGTACTCGTCGAAGTCCGAGCCGGCCGCGCCGACCAGGATCGGGCGGGTGCCGAGCTGGCCCATGCCGAAGCAGATGTTGGCGCCGACGCCTCCCCGCCGTACGTCGAGATTGTCGACGAGGAAGGAGAGCGAGACCGTGTGGAGCTGGTCGGCGACCAGCTGGTCGGCGAAGCGGCCGGGGAAGGTCATGAGGTGGTCGGTGGCGATGGAGCCGGTGACTGCGATGCGCACGGCGAAGACACTCCTGCGGAGGAGGGAGGCGGACACCTCACGCTACCGGTTCGTACACCACGGGCCGAAGGGGCGAAACTACCCGATAGTAGGGCTTTCTTCGCATGCGTCCTGTGCTTACGGTTCTGATATGTCGAACTCCATCGCCCGGCCCGAGCCCGAAGCAGACCTGAACGACCTGCGCGGCGACTGCGCGCGCATGGCACCGCACTGGGTGGCGCCCCCGAGTGCCGCGCCCGCCCCGGTCCCCCCGTCGCACATCCACGGGGTCACGGTCCCGCCCGCCTCCGCGCGGCTGATCGACGGGATGTCCGAGTACGGGGACTGAACCGCGCCCGGTGGCACCACGCCACTGATCCGCACAGCCGCCCCCCGCAGCTGAAACGCTCCGGGAGATCCGAGGGAACCGTGTGCTCCCCCGCCCCGTCCCACCGGTGTTCCTTCTTACGGAGGACATGACATACGGGACACGGCAGCGGAGTCGAAGGAGCATGCGGTGAGCAGTGAGCGACCCGAACACGACACAGCACGTCCCCGTGGGCGGCGGTCCCCCGCGGTCGTCACCTCGGTGGCGGCGGCGGTACTGCTGGCCGGGGGCGGCGGGGCCTACTGGGCCTCCGCGTCCGTCGGCGGCGGCAGTACGGAGAGCAGCGGCGGCAGCGGCCCGCCCCCGCTCGCCCTGGACAGCGCGGCGCAGCACGGCGGCCCCGTCACCGGTATCGCGCCCGGCGAGCCGGACCCCGGCGGAACCGTCTACCGCGCCCGGGGCCCGCTTCCCGCCGGACCGGGCAAGGCTCCGGTGTACCGCGCCGACGGCGCCGTCACCGCGGCCGAGGTGACCCGGCTCGCCCAGGCGCTCGGCGTGACGGGCACGCCCCGGCTGGTGGGTACGTCCTGGAGGGTCGGCGCCGACAAGGACGGTTCGGGGCCGCTGCTCCAGGTCGCCCAGCAGGCGCCCGGCACCTGGACCTACGCCAGGTTCGGCAGCGGAGGGAGCGACAACTGCCCCCAGGGGAAGGGCTGTTCGGCCGACGGGACCGCGCCGGGCGGCAGCGGTACGGCGGTGAGCGAGCAGGCGGCGAAGGCCGCAGCCGCTCCGGTACTGAAGGCGCTGGGGCAGGACGACGCGAAGCTCGACGCCGGGCAGTTGACGGGTTCGGTGCGGGTGGTGAACGCCGACCCGAAGGTCGGCGGACTGCCCACCTACGGCTGGGCGACCGGGCTCCGGATCGGCTCGTCCGGCCAACTGGTCGGCGGCAGCGGGCAGTTGAAGGAACCGGTCAAGGGGGCCGAGTATCCGCTGGTCGGCACCGCCGAGGCGCTGAAGCAGCTGAACGCGCCCGCGGTGGGGGCAGGAAAGAGCGGCAGCTGCGCCACCGTCGAACCGCTCGCCGAGGGCGTCACGCCCGGTCCGGGCAGCGAGAAGTCCTGTGGACCCTCCTCCCGCTCCCCCGAGCGCACGCCGGTGACCATCGACCGTGCGGAGCTGGGGCTCGCGGCGCAGCTGGTCGGCGGGCGGCAGACGCTCGTACCGTCATGGCTGTTCGAGACGGAGCCGACGGGCGACGCCCGGCTCCGCACGGTCACGGCGACGGCGGTGGATCCCCGCTACCTGACGCACCCCGAACCGCCGCCGGGGCGCAACCACCCGGGTACGGACCAGAAGCTGAAGTCCTACAGCACCGACGGGCGGAGTCTGACGGTGCACTTCTGGGGCGGGGTGTGCGGTACGTACGACGCGCGGGCGAGCGAGAGCAAGGGCGCGGTACGGGTGACGGTCGACGGACCGAACCGCGAGCCGGGGAAGATCTGTGTCGCGCTGGCCAAGGACGTGACGCAGACGGTCACCCTGGACCAGCCGCTGGGCAGCCGGAAGGTCGTCGACGCGGCGAGCGGTGACGCGGTCCCGCAGTTGTAGCGGGCGGCACGGCGGAGCGAAAAGGCGGCGGCCCCCAGGATCATCCCGGGGGCCGCCGCCTTCGCGTGTGCTTCGTGCGTCCTCGGCGGACGCGCACCAGCTGGTACAGGCCTGGGCCAGGCCCTAGCTGAACGAGTCGCCGCAGGCGCAGGAGCCGGAGGCGTTCGGGTTGTCGATGGTGAAGCCCTGCTTCTCGATGGTGTCGACGAAGTCGACGGAGGCGCCACCCAGGTACGGGGCGCTCATCCGGTCGGTGACGACCTTGACTCCACCGAAGTCCTTGACCACATCGCCGTCGAGCGAGCGCTCGTCGAAGAAGAGCTGATAGCGGAGGCCCGAGCAGCCGCCCGGCTGAACGGCGACGCGCAGGGCGAGGTCGTCACGGCCTTCCTGGTCGAGCAGGGCCTTGACCTTGGACGCGGCGGCGTCGGACAGGAGGATGCCGTCACTCACCGTGGTCTTCTCGTCCGATACGGACATCTGCTTCACTCCCGGGCTGGGGTCTCCCCGCCCTGAGGCAGGGGAAGTACGGACTGCTTGCCGACTCGTGCAACCGGCGGGGCCGCGGATTCATTCCGGGCCTGGCACTTCTCTTACGCGTTCATGCTCGCACACCCCCTCCGCGGAGTCACAGATCCGCGGGATCGGGGATACGTCACATCGACGAGATCGCCATCGTCAAGGTGACGTGAAGCAGTTATGATAGATAACGTCATTTCGACGAGAAGCCTCCGGTGTCCGCACCGGTTCCTGGAGCGGCCACACGCCGCGCCGAACTTGGAAAAGAAAGGGTGCGTGTCGTGACCACCGCCCAAACCCGTCAGGACCTCGATGTCCAGCCGTCGCCCCTCGCGCTGCTGCTGCTCGGCCGGGAGGCCGACCCGAAGAGCGAGCGTGGCGTGGAGTGCCCCGGCGACCTGCCGTCCCCGTCCGACCCGGACCTGGTGGAGCGCGCCCGCGCGGCCAAGGAGAAGCTCGGGGACAAGGTCTTCGTGCTCGGCCACCACTACCAGCGTGACGAGGTCATCCAGTTCGCCGACGTCACCGGCGACTCCTTCAAGCTCGCCCGCGACGCGGCCGACAGGCCGGAGGCCGAGTACATCGTCTTCTGCGGTGTGCACTTCATGGCCGAGTCGGCGGACATCCTGACCTCCGCCGACCAGAAGGTGGTCCTCCCGGACCTCGCGGCCGGCTGCTCGATGGCCGACATGGCCACGGCCGAGCAGGTCGCCGAGTGCTGGGACGTGCTGACCGACGCCGGTATCTCCGAGCGGGTCGTCCCCGTCTCGTACATGAACTCCTCCGCCGACATCAAGGCCTTCACCGGCCGGCACGGTGGCACGATCTGTACGTCGTCGAACGCGAAGCGGGCCCTGGAGTGGGCCTTCGAGCAGGGCGAGCAGGTGCTGTTCCTGCCCGACCAGCACCTGGGCCGGAACACCGCGGTCCGGGACCTGGGGATGTCGCTCGACGACTGCGTCCTCTACAACCCGCACAAGCCGAACGGCGGCCTGACCGTCGAGCAGCTGCGCAACGCCAAGATGATCCTCTGGCGCGGGCACTGCTCGGTGCACGGGCGCTTCTCGCTGGACTCGGTCAACGACGTACGTGAGCGGATACCCGGTGTACGGGTGCTG from Streptomyces sp. NBC_01267 harbors:
- a CDS encoding cysteine desulfurase/sulfurtransferase TusA family protein, translated to MPYFDAASSAPLHPVARQALQASLDEGWADPARLYREGRRVRLLLDAAREAAAEAVGCRPDELVFTSSGTRAVHSGIAGALSGRRRVGGHLVVSAVEHSSVLHSAAAHEAAGGSVTEVAVGRAGAVTPDAYAAALTGTTALACLQSANHEVGTEQPVAEVAEACREAGVPLLVDAAQSLGWGPVRGAWSLLAASAHKWGGPAGVGLLAVRKGVRFVPQGPADERESGRAAGFENVPAIVAAAASLRVVRAEADAEGVRLRGLVDRIRARVPELVPDVEVVGDPLRRLPHLVTFSCLYVDGETLLHELDRAGFSVSSGSSCTSSTLTPSHVLRAMGVLSEGNVRISLPVGTAEEDVERFLAVLPGVVRSVRARLGVGDAAGTPAEPVPEAAPDSGAGVDALVVDALGKRCPIPVIELAKVIGKVPVGGVVTVLSDDEAARLDVPAWCEMRGQGYEGAHPADGGTAYRVRRVS
- the nadA gene encoding quinolinate synthase NadA, which codes for MRVVTTAQTRQDLDVQPSPLALLLLGREADPKSERGVECPGDLPSPSDPDLVERARAAKEKLGDKVFVLGHHYQRDEVIQFADVTGDSFKLARDAADRPEAEYIVFCGVHFMAESADILTSADQKVVLPDLAAGCSMADMATAEQVAECWDVLTDAGISERVVPVSYMNSSADIKAFTGRHGGTICTSSNAKRALEWAFEQGEQVLFLPDQHLGRNTAVRDLGMSLDDCVLYNPHKPNGGLTVEQLRNAKMILWRGHCSVHGRFSLDSVNDVRERIPGVRVLVHPECKHEVVSAADEVGSTEYIIKALDAAPAGSKWAIGTELNLVRRVANAHPDKEIVFLDKTVCFCSTMNRIDLPHLVWTLESLAEGNLVNRIEVDPETEKYAKLALERMLALP
- a CDS encoding HesB/IscA family protein; amino-acid sequence: MSVSDEKTTVSDGILLSDAAASKVKALLDQEGRDDLALRVAVQPGGCSGLRYQLFFDERSLDGDVVKDFGGVKVVTDRMSAPYLGGASVDFVDTIEKQGFTIDNPNASGSCACGDSFS
- a CDS encoding carbohydrate kinase family protein encodes the protein MRIAVTGSIATDHLMTFPGRFADQLVADQLHTVSLSFLVDNLDVRRGGVGANICFGMGQLGTRPILVGAAGSDFDEYRAWLDRHGVDTRAVRISEVLHTARFVCTTDADHNQIGSFYTGAMSEARLIELQSVAERVGGLDLVLIGADDPEAMLRHTEECRTRSIPFAADFSQQIARMSGEDIRTLLADATYLFSNEYEKGLIESKTGWTDEEILAKVGHRVTTLGAQGVRIDRVGEAPIVVGCAEEETKADPTGVGDAFRAGFLSGLAWGVSLERAAQVGCMLATLVIETVGTQEYTLSRTNFMDRFTKAYGHEAATEVQSHLP